TGTCACCATTGCACGGACATTCTGCCGTTCAATGTCACCGATCTGTAATTTTGCAATGGTGATGCTGGCAGCGGTAGCTCTTCCGTTCGCGGTGTTGATCGGCACCGAATAGTTGAGCGATGACGTGTCGATGCCTGCGCGCTCTGCGTCTTCCTTTGAAAGCACGACAGAAGACGCACCAGTATCGACAAGGAAATGGACGCGCGCATCATTCACACGGCCATTAACCTCGAAATGCCCGTTGGCAGACTTTGCCAATGTTACGGTAAGGGAACCATCGGCGGCACGGCCTGAAATAGGGCTGCCGGGAATAAGCCCGGCCGTAATGCGACTGACCGCATCCTGAAGCTCATAGCGATACTGATAGGCCGCGACGAGACCGAGGATGATGACCGCCCACACGGCCATGTTACGGGCAAAGTCACTCAGCTTGATTC
This sequence is a window from Ochrobactrum quorumnocens. Protein-coding genes within it:
- a CDS encoding TIGR02281 family clan AA aspartic protease encodes the protein MGRLFWIVIAAIAVVILLLMANDDSGTTLGIANDAFGQAAYMGIWGVVLAAGLLGSGIKLSDFARNMAVWAVIILGLVAAYQYRYELQDAVSRITAGLIPGSPISGRAADGSLTVTLAKSANGHFEVNGRVNDARVHFLVDTGASSVVLSKEDAERAGIDTSSLNYSVPINTANGRATAASITIAKLQIGDIERQNVRAMVTQEGLMTGSLLGMNFLQTLGGFSVRGDQLIMMD